The nucleotide window agaTGCTCACTCAACGCAGCTTTGAACTCACAGTGCGGACGATCTGTGCAGGCGTACAATAAAAGAAAAGATGCGCTCATACTAAGTACGCATTACATACTGTGCACTCTGAAATTGTGAACACGAAAAATGGACGCACACACCAGCAAGAGAACTTTGGTGCGCAGTCAGGtaactactaggtactgTAGGCATGGCCTGCTTTGGTCGTCTTGTGTGGTCTTGGCCGGCGCTCGGCGGGCTCTGCGCTTGActcggtggtgctgctgcatgcgGCGCCTCCCGACGCAGGCATGCAGGGCCAAGACGAAACCTCCGGAGCGCGACAGGACCGGCCTCACACGACAAGACAGTATTCTGGGGCGTGATGGGCAGATACAGGTGACGGGCAGCTTGGCAGGCCAGCGACGCAACACCGCCCACCGGCCGCAGTTTGGCAGAGCGTGATGGCAGGGAAGTTGGCcgaagggggcggcggcggctgctgccccggGGTGCCCCCCTGTCTGGGCCGTCAACCAGGCCGGGGCTGCCGGttgacgggcgacggcgaccgaTAATGCTGGAGCCTCCACCGACCGGCGTTTGACAAGCCTGAGGTGCGCGCTCTGTGGCGAAGCGAGAACCTCGGCCGGGGTTTCGAGGCGAGACAGGAggccccggccagccagccgggaAAGAGCAAGACAGAGCAAAGGAGGGAGACGGCGGTCCCTGAACCGCGTGGGAGACATGGGAGCGTTGCGGCGTGGCTGTGTGGGCAACCagccggccgtcgcccactGGGTTCATCGATCGACGGCTTATACAAAGAGCGCAATAACTGCATGCCTGTGGGTGGGCGTGGATCAGATTACAAGCTTTAACGGGACTCTCAACTACTAATACGTATCACTAGTAGCTTGCTTAAAGGTCGCAGTGGATGCAACGACTGGCAAGAGCCGCTTCCGGCAGCCGGCGTGCCTCGTTCCTTCGGCCGTCCCCTTGATTTCCCCAGCGACTCGATTCAGTCGTGCCAACGGCTGCGCGCGGACAGCGGCCCCCCGGCGGGTGAAATGGCAAGCCAGCTTGGCGGTGACGCTCACTCACGGGGAAGGTACTATTGAAGGTAGCAGAGAACAGCGACCCAATCTGGTAGCCACAGTGGCCAATGGCTAGGCCCGACAATGTGGCAACCATTAGTCGTGTGTACTGTGCCGTACTGTACGGGACAGTGCGCTCCGgaggtactaacctacctacTTACAGTACCGTCCCATCGCTGATGGAGCCCTGGAGACTTCCAGCAGTCTGTCAGCGGAGCCGTGCGCCTGtccacctgcctgccctgcgccAAACGTGCGTGAACCCAGCGTGCCCAGCCCTGGCCCGCGTGCGTcacactgcactgcactgcaatGCACGGCGCTGCACTACGATGCGTTGCAGGTCTGCGTCGTGTcctagcagcagcaggagcggcTGCACCTAGTGGGTAGGTAGCCTGGAGATGATGGATGAAAGTTGCGGGCGACAGCCTCATCATACAGGTATACTAATGGAgcggccccctcccctcccccgcgtgCGTCAAGGATTCCTCGCATGACAGACAGACGTCGCATGTCCacccgccaccgcccaccgccgTCTTGGGACTTCTCTTTCTTCCACTCACCACCGCAATCGCcgcctcactcactcataCACACCTCCTTCTcatcctccctccctcgcacTTGTCTCTCTCGCCATcccctcaccctcaccgcGTTTACCCGCCCCGACCGTCCGtccgcatcatcgccacgacgccccgtgtcaagacgacgacgcccgaaccgtcctgcgccgccgctaccgAGCACCCGACGACGCTTATCGCTAGTTAGGTTCCCCCCCGGTACGGGACCACTCGTGtctctcctcgtcctcgtaggcccgcccgcccggccccccccccctgctggTCCCAGAAggccctctctctccattCTGGACCCCTGGTTCGGTTTGCCTAGTCTTGTCTGGCCGGCAATCTGGACTTGActcgcatcgccgtcgccacccaCCAAcacccgcccacccgccgcccatcttTCTCCCAAAAAAAGTACAGCGATTGAGCCAAGCAagtgcctgcccgccaattgccgccgcgcgatAGTCAGCTTGACCTGTTGTTACAGTACGTCGCTTCGGCTCGGAGCAACCGACCCGCGAAACAAAAAGGGTCCTCTCCTCCACCCTCACATCGCCGACCGACCGTCCTGTGGTCTCGTGCCGCTTGTGAGCAGCTCGCCTTCGCTGCACGCGCCGACCACACGACACTGTTTTGGCAGTCATCGCTCACCGTGTCCTCCCTCGACTGCGTATCCTCATCGTGAGAGATTCGCTCCCCCGACCCgcagcgcagctcctccCCGCCCGGCAGCCGCTGCATCCGTCCCCTAGTTCCAGCTCAGAGAGAGCCAGaactcttcgtcgtcatggcaGCCGAGCTCATCATGCCTACGCTACCTggcgaccagcagcagtcgcGGCACTTCctgccgccccagcgccCCATGCACCAGAGATCACAGTCCTATCACGTCTCGGGCCCTCAAATCTCCCCCATCAGCAGCACCGAAGTCAGCCCAAACCAAACATACTCGACACCGCCATCTCCGAGAGGCCAGCACGCGCGTCCGGGACGTCCCATGTACAtgcccgccgtgctgcgGCCCTGTGACGAGTTCCCCTCCAAGCGCATCGCGCGCACCAAGACGGGTGGCTCGACCTCGGATTCTGACTCGGATTCCaccttgcgccgcgccaacTCAAACCTCATgagcctcgccggcctcagCGGCCTCGGCAACAAGCTGAGCCGCCGCTCCACCGGCGAGAGCACTCAGCCTCTGGACGGCGACTGGAACATCGACTCATTCCCCGAAGTGACTGCCCCTCCGACGAGAAAGCATTGGAAGGTAAAGACTCTCACTGCCGCAGTCTCGGTCTCGTGTCACTCCCCGTCGCTAACGCAGTACCGCCATAGCCCGATGCCGAGTCGTCCATCTGCGATGACCCGACTTGCAAGCGCACCTTCAGCTATTTCATCCGCCGGCACCACTGCCGCAAATGCGGTCACATCTTCTGCGACTGGCACTCGAGCTATGTCTTACCGCTCGACCAGAACGCAAACTTCAACCCCAAAGCGTCTGTCTCTCGCGCATGCAACCACTGCTTTCAGGTCATAAAGGCCACATACGGCGGCAGCACTAGCCAGTCTTCGGGTTCGACCGCGTCGGATTCGTCGCACGTGATGCCTTCGGCCCCGATCACGGCTCCCGCCGGCTTCACCCCGACGGCACCCAAGGGGCCCGAGGTCGCTGCCAGTGTGCCGCGAGACTGGAACTGGAGCACCTTCTGAAGGGTGTGACCAACACCAAAGCCTTCACCGGTGCAGGGACCTCCCTTTGAGAGGCCTCTGATCTCACCGGGACAGCGCACATGCCGCCCAAAGCTTGGGCGCGCAGTAATCTGACGAATGAACGAAGACCATAACGACATTAGATCAAACTAGAATGCCGCCCCACGGGCGGCAGGACCTCTCGGGTTGGCAGCGAGCGTTTCATCTCCTGCGATGCACGAGAGGGGTTTCTTTCCTTTGCTTTCACGTCTGGGACTCGATAcgggcggccttgacgtTGCACATCTTTCCCATGGCTACGTCGCTCTGATGCTTTTGTTTGAGGCTCGGCGGTTTCCTTACTTTTTCTGTGCCCGAGCAAGGTATCCTTCTCGCCACGGAGCGGGTTCCTCGACCGGCATTTGgttttcttttccttttcccCCTTTTGCTTTTTTCTTAAGCGAGGCGTTTCCGGGGTGGGACATGCTGGCATCGCCTCTCTGCGGAGACGGACgatgatgccctcgaggcaCTCTTTTGGGCCCTTTCGCGCCTTGTGTGTGTTTTGGTGGGTGGTGTAGACGTCCAGCCAAGCAATGAGATTGGTCTGAGGAGACATGTGACGGGTATAcccttttcccccccttGGTTGGGCTACAATGAGATCTTTATATACACATACAATGGGACAAATTGGACGCCGTCTGGTAATTCGCACTCGATACTTGCTTGCCCTTGGAGTTGAATCTCTCATCGTTGTGGTGCGTGCCATCATCTCGTCCACCGCTAAATACGTGCAACAAAATGCCGACTACTCGTTTGTACGACGAAAACGAGTCGGCTAGTAGTAAGTAGGGCTCGGTGCATAAAGATGGCGAAGCACAGCAAAGTCCAATAAacgcagcagcggccatcatcatgattCGCAATGTATTCTTGATAGTCATACCATGAACCAAAACTCCGCGTGTCGCCATGAATGATGTGGTGGGTGGTATCCTCGCCCAGCCCTCTGCCCGTGCGCTGTCCGCTCATCCagcagcgcgcgccgcgtcctaTCCTCAGGGCGCGTCAAGATCCCTCTCCTTCAATTTAGGTATGTACAAAAGTGATGTAACGCTCGCAATGTGTTttccctcctcttccttgcTACTCTTCCCGCAGTTGATTCTGCCAACCATGACTCTtcctccgcccgccgcatcgtGCTTTTATGTATACCGCGCTCGTCCAGTAATGATGCTCTGGAAACATCTGGCCAGACAACCATATATCGGGACTCTCACCCAATACTGCCATGGCATATAGCACACCTTTTATCTACACGCGCGGGACCACCTGGCGCGCTGGCCACAGACGGGTTTTAGTAGCCCGCGACATGCGTGTGTTCATCTTCCAAGGGCACCTGGTCAGATCAGGCCCTTCGTCTCGTCTTTCCATTGGCCTTTGgcggctcgtcatcgtcgacggcgctggcgctgccgttggcctggccgtcgaccagcatgttctcgccgccgtacaCCTCCCGCTCGACGCCCCGGGCGGCGTCCCAGCCAGCCTTTTCGGCCAGGGCCACGTTGCTCTCACGGCGGTGCGGCTTTCCATTGGCTTTTTGCGCGGCGTTGCTACGCTTCACATAGCTGGCAATAAAGAAGCTAACAAAGAGGTACGTGAGGGGCGCGAGGTAGAGTACATTGAGCCAGATGGCAAACGTCTCGTTAGCGGTGCCGATGCACGGCTGTGCGACGTAGAGCGTCTCGGTGGTCAAGGTCTGCTCCTTGACAGACCCCGCAacggctgcagcggcgtcCTTGGTGACGGAGCCGAAgatgagcttcttgagcgaGTCCAGGGTGCCAGCAGCGGTCGGCAGGACAGAGTCagccggcgcggcagggACGTCCACTGGGGCCGAGGTGATAGTGCTCAGGGTTACGGGGGCGATGTATGTGACGAACGAGTGAGCCATGGCATACGAGGCACCAACAAGGAACTGGGTGATTTGCATCGTAGTCAGGGTTCGCTTGACGCCCATAGGAACCTTGATCGAGAAAGCTGTCAAGGTGTAGTAGGTGTACTGCGAAAGTGCTTAGCGGACTGGGCTCACTCGCACCGGACGTGGCAAGCGACTCACCATGAGAGAGTGGATGAAGGAGTTGATGAGGACAAACATCCAGATGGGGGCAGACATGTACCGCATACCGGCCCACATGCACAGCATAgcgccggcgtggtggtAGGTCTGCAGGGTGGAGCTGAACTTGCCCttggcgaggatgatgaaggtgtcgaggacctcgtaAAACTTGCTGAGGTAGAAGATCCAGCCGTAGTAAGCGAGGCCCTCGTTCCAGAGGCGA belongs to Purpureocillium takamizusanense chromosome 1, complete sequence and includes:
- the PIB2 gene encoding Zn finger protein (EggNog:ENOG503NXGB~COG:S); protein product: MAAELIMPTLPGDQQQSRHFLPPQRPMHQRSQSYHVSGPQISPISSTEVSPNQTYSTPPSPRGQHARPGRPMYMPAVLRPCDEFPSKRIARTKTGGSTSDSDSDSTLRRANSNLMSLAGLSGLGNKLSRRSTGESTQPLDGDWNIDSFPEVTAPPTRKHWKVKTLTAAVSVSCHSPSLTQYRHSPMPSRPSAMTRLASAPSAISSAGTTAANAVTSSATGTRAMSYRSTRTQTSTPKRLSLAHATTAFRS
- a CDS encoding Very-long-chain 3-oxoacyl-CoA synthase (TransMembrane:5 (o57-73i94-115o244-264i284-304o387-406i)~EggNog:ENOG503Q3IW~COG:I), with product MAASGFSIMGAMPEPSLFSFPPHGQPAPLPPASADLSIMRPFNIPDKVFAAALDPRVPLTIAALYAVSAKALNKYNRSRNKQPWSISKTRPFRAFVVLHNVFLAVYSAWTFWGMLGGMRRSIVSPTGPGGLAATADSFCRLHGPAGLGRSIYYNETTGDWDSADPSSMASGMVAGNPSNLESGRLWNEGLAYYGWIFYLSKFYEVLDTFIILAKGKFSSTLQTYHHAGAMLCMWAGMRYMSAPIWMFVLINSFIHSLMYTYYTLTAFSIKVPMGVKRTLTTMQITQFLVGASYAMAHSFVTYIAPVTLSTITSAPVDVPAAPADSVLPTAAGTLDSLKKLIFGSVTKDAAAAVAGSVKEQTLTTETLYVAQPCIGTANETFAIWLNVLYLAPLTYLFVSFFIASYVKRSNAAQKANGKPHRRESNVALAEKAGWDAARGVEREVYGGENMLVDGQANGSASAVDDDEPPKANGKTRRRA